In Musa acuminata AAA Group cultivar baxijiao chromosome BXJ3-9, Cavendish_Baxijiao_AAA, whole genome shotgun sequence, a single genomic region encodes these proteins:
- the LOC103996862 gene encoding uncharacterized protein LOC103996862, whose protein sequence is MTEPPFVSRERLLKHQQYFQHVHKHTYLKGRFDKITSVAIPLALTVSSLALIGRGIYNMSHGIGKKA, encoded by the exons ATGACAGAACCACCTTTTGTGTCCCGGGAAAGGCTTCTGAAGCATCAGCAGTATTTTCAGCATGTTCATAAGCATACATACTTGAAAGGACGTTTCGATAAAATAACATCTGTTGCTATCCCCCTTGCACTGACAGTCTCTAGCTTGGCACTCATC GGACGTGGGATCTACAACATGTCTCATGGGATCGGTAAGAAGGCCTGA